In Catharus ustulatus isolate bCatUst1 chromosome 29, bCatUst1.pri.v2, whole genome shotgun sequence, the following are encoded in one genomic region:
- the RAB8A gene encoding ras-related protein Rab-8A, which translates to MAKTYDYLFKLLLIGDSGVGKTCALFRFSEDAFNATFISTIGIDFKIRTIELDGKRIKLQIWDTAGQERFRTITTAYYRGAMGIMLVYDITNEKSFENIRNWVRNIEEHASPDVEKMILGNKCDANDKRQVSREQGEKLAASFGIKFMETSAKANINIENAFFTLARDIKAKMDKKLEGNSPQGSNQGVKITQDQQKKSSFFRCVLL; encoded by the exons ATGGCGAAGACCTACGACTACCTGTTCAAGCTGCTGCTGATCGGCGACTCGGGCGTGGGCAAGACCTGTGCCCTGTTCCGCTTCTCCGAGGACGCCTTCAACGCCACCTTCATCTCCACCATCG GTATCGACTTTAAAATTAGAACGATAGAGCTCGATGGCAAGAGAATCAAGCTGCAGATCTG GGACACGGCCGGGCAGGAGCGATTCCGGACCATCACAACCGCCTACTACAGGGGAGCCATG GGCATTATGTTAGTGTATGACATCACCAATGAAAAGTCTTTTGAAAACATTCGGAACTGGGTGAGGAATATTGAAGAG CATGCCTCTCCAGATGTTGAAAAAATGATCCTAGGGAACAAGTGTGATGCAAATGACAAAAGACAAGTCTCTAGAGAGCAAGGGGAGAAG CTTGCAGCAAGTTTTGGGATTAAATTCATGGAGACCAGTGCAAAAGCAAATATAAACATAGAGAAT GCATTTTTCACTCTTGCGAGAGATATCAAAGCAAAAATGGACAAAAAGTTG GAAGGCAATAGCCCTCAAGGCAGCAACCAGGGAGTCAAAATCACACAAGaccagcaaaagaaaagcagctttttccGATGTGTTCTTCTGTGA